One window of the Pseudarthrobacter sp. ATCC 49987 genome contains the following:
- a CDS encoding nucleoside-diphosphate sugar epimerase/dehydratase, which produces MTTKSEAHEPGALDEKKPPLWIWIQLILDSMSWVVAIVLALLLRYEMGIREEQLVSAMVIMAIAIVVQAVAGYGLGLYRGRYPFGSFQEAKALVIVTVIAAASITVSLLVLYEAIGIGRSVGLIAFPFACLFMGAARYAKRLYVEGKNRPGDGAQNTLIYGAGFLGNSLLTRMLQDADSPYFPVGLIDDDPTKKHLRLTGVQVLGRGDDLPAIIRRTRATVLVLAFANVEASVVRRISDAVVGMNVRVLVLPPLRDMLGGGAPQGFSDFRDVAVEDLIGRRPVDIKVDEIAGYIKGKRVLVTGAGGSIGSELCRQITEFSPAELIMLDHDETGLQHTQISITGRGLLAGRDTVLANIRDAAALQEIFADRCPEVVFHAAALKHAPLLQQYPIEAWKTNVLGTLNVLRAAERTGVSHFVNISTDKAANPTTALGHSKRVAEKLTAWMARHTGRKFVSVRFGNVMGSRGSMLPLFTEQIRVGGPVTVTDPEVTRFFMTIPEACQLVIQAGAIGRGGEVMILDMGEPVKILDVAQRMIAMSGKKVEIVYTGLRPGEKLHEELVGTGELDERPLHPKISHTRAHEQDPAGLNLDVWLARCEAEQGIDIASIPDDEADEPGESIRAAS; this is translated from the coding sequence GTCCTGGCCCTGCTGCTGCGCTACGAAATGGGTATCCGGGAAGAGCAGCTTGTCAGTGCCATGGTCATCATGGCCATTGCCATCGTGGTGCAGGCCGTGGCCGGCTATGGCCTGGGACTGTACCGCGGCAGGTATCCCTTCGGCAGCTTCCAGGAGGCCAAGGCCCTCGTCATCGTCACCGTGATTGCGGCCGCCTCCATCACAGTGAGCCTGCTGGTGCTCTATGAGGCCATCGGGATCGGCCGCAGCGTCGGACTCATCGCCTTCCCGTTCGCCTGCCTCTTTATGGGAGCTGCCCGGTACGCCAAAAGGCTCTATGTCGAGGGCAAGAACCGTCCCGGCGACGGCGCCCAGAACACCCTGATCTACGGCGCAGGCTTCCTCGGCAACTCCCTGCTGACGCGCATGCTGCAGGACGCAGACTCGCCGTATTTCCCGGTCGGGCTGATCGACGACGATCCGACCAAGAAGCACCTGCGGCTCACCGGGGTCCAGGTCCTTGGCCGGGGCGACGACCTGCCGGCCATCATCCGGCGTACCCGCGCCACGGTGCTGGTGCTGGCCTTCGCCAACGTCGAGGCTTCCGTGGTCCGGCGGATTTCCGACGCCGTCGTCGGAATGAATGTCAGGGTGCTGGTCCTGCCCCCGTTGCGGGACATGCTCGGCGGCGGCGCGCCCCAGGGCTTCTCCGATTTCCGCGATGTGGCGGTCGAGGACCTGATCGGACGGCGCCCGGTCGACATCAAGGTTGATGAGATTGCCGGCTACATCAAGGGCAAGCGCGTCCTGGTCACAGGGGCCGGCGGCTCCATCGGTTCCGAGCTGTGCCGGCAGATCACTGAGTTCTCGCCCGCCGAGCTGATCATGCTGGACCACGACGAAACCGGCCTTCAGCACACCCAGATCTCCATCACCGGCCGGGGGCTACTCGCGGGGCGCGACACCGTGCTGGCTAATATCCGGGACGCCGCAGCTCTCCAGGAGATCTTCGCGGACCGCTGCCCTGAAGTGGTGTTCCACGCTGCAGCCCTCAAACACGCGCCGCTGCTGCAGCAGTATCCGATCGAGGCCTGGAAGACCAACGTCCTGGGCACCCTCAACGTTTTGCGCGCGGCGGAGCGCACGGGCGTGTCACACTTCGTGAACATCTCCACGGACAAGGCGGCCAACCCGACGACGGCCCTGGGACATTCCAAACGCGTCGCGGAAAAGCTGACGGCCTGGATGGCCCGCCACACCGGCCGGAAATTCGTCTCCGTCCGGTTCGGCAACGTGATGGGCAGCCGCGGGTCGATGCTGCCGCTCTTCACGGAACAGATCCGGGTTGGCGGTCCGGTCACGGTCACCGACCCCGAGGTCACGCGGTTCTTCATGACGATCCCGGAGGCGTGCCAGCTGGTCATCCAGGCCGGCGCGATCGGCCGCGGCGGCGAAGTCATGATCCTGGACATGGGGGAGCCGGTCAAGATCCTTGACGTCGCCCAGCGTATGATCGCGATGTCCGGCAAGAAGGTCGAGATCGTCTACACCGGGCTGCGGCCCGGCGAGAAGCTACACGAGGAGCTCGTCGGAACCGGTGAGCTCGACGAACGGCCTCTCCACCCCAAGATTTCGCACACGCGGGCCCACGAACAGGACCCGGCCGGGCTGAACCTCGATGTCTGGCTGGCCCGCTGCGAGGCCGAACAGGGGATCGATATCGCGTCCATCCCCGACGACGAAGCCGATGAACCGGGCGAGAGCATCAGGGCCGCGTCATGA
- a CDS encoding MraY family glycosyltransferase, which produces MMPVLLTAGVTLLASVLLPFAVKPWLVKMGVVDVPSARSSHGRTTIRGMGVAVSVATAVGYVAAVLLGAVTVDRSVFAVVLAVIVASAAVGWIEDLRGLSIRGRAAAQLGIGAAGSAALIVLTGQSFWWLPLAALAIAAYINIANFMDGVNGISSFHGVLAGAAYGVAGVLADQPWLTAGGAVLAMAFLGFLPWNLSRGSVFLGDVGSYLLGASVAALAVAGFLSGVYVEYVLSPILVYVADTGYTLLRRINAGERWYASHREHVYQRLTDVGFSHLQSAGTVAACTAAVIVLGFIAATAALPTVVLCVAGSLGVLALYLASPDLIRHFRRRHKVTRAPVS; this is translated from the coding sequence ATGATGCCCGTCCTCCTCACTGCCGGCGTCACCCTGCTCGCGAGCGTCCTGCTTCCGTTTGCCGTCAAGCCGTGGCTGGTGAAGATGGGTGTGGTCGATGTTCCGTCGGCCAGGTCCTCCCACGGCCGGACCACCATTCGCGGCATGGGGGTGGCTGTGTCGGTTGCCACCGCCGTCGGATACGTGGCCGCCGTCCTCCTGGGGGCGGTGACGGTGGACCGGTCAGTCTTCGCCGTGGTCCTTGCGGTCATCGTCGCGAGCGCGGCCGTCGGCTGGATCGAAGATCTCCGGGGTCTGTCCATCCGTGGCCGCGCCGCCGCGCAGCTGGGGATCGGTGCCGCCGGTTCCGCGGCGCTGATTGTCCTCACCGGCCAGTCCTTCTGGTGGCTGCCGCTTGCCGCGCTGGCGATTGCGGCCTACATCAACATTGCCAACTTCATGGACGGCGTCAACGGTATTTCCAGTTTCCACGGAGTCCTCGCGGGTGCCGCCTACGGGGTCGCCGGAGTGCTGGCCGACCAGCCGTGGCTCACTGCGGGAGGTGCCGTGCTGGCCATGGCCTTTCTGGGCTTCCTGCCGTGGAACCTGTCCAGGGGTTCCGTTTTCCTGGGCGACGTCGGCAGCTACCTGCTCGGCGCCTCGGTGGCGGCCCTTGCGGTGGCAGGGTTCCTGAGCGGTGTCTATGTTGAATACGTCCTCTCGCCGATCCTGGTCTACGTTGCCGACACCGGCTATACACTGCTGCGCAGGATCAACGCGGGCGAACGGTGGTACGCGTCCCACCGCGAGCACGTCTACCAGCGGCTGACCGACGTCGGCTTCTCGCACCTGCAGTCGGCCGGAACCGTCGCAGCGTGCACGGCAGCCGTGATCGTTCTTGGATTCATCGCCGCCACGGCAGCCCTGCCCACTGTGGTGCTCTGCGTCGCCGGAAGCCTCGGCGTGCTGGCGCTCTACCTGGCGTCCCCGGACCTGATCCGGCACTTCCGACGGCGTCACAAAGTCACCCGGGCGCCCGTATCCTAA